One Prosthecobacter vanneervenii genomic window carries:
- a CDS encoding tetratricopeptide repeat protein gives MKNDARTLLLAAALALSPTAATACLWDSDTLAAESARFPGISQLITGAFPRHSQEFYEWRRKTCEQQLAKNPALIALYDDLSVAQHKLGDHKAAIATMLAKEKLKPGVYETYSNLGTFYIYTGELEEAIKWISKALAINPNAHFGREKYQKWLVEWQIDLKKPRGENDSQPQPRLSPHNTLMGFARFVASKESGMDTMSYDSDLALSPEQALAAIRGVSGMMRFADFDNPLLQEAMGDLLLVGELKRNAAQLASICYMQAAQQSTDDEKKAAMQAKCKMAGRFTPDFSMDLVKSQLLYGLKEGNSYFQTIREDEMNWIAAGLDASAEFQKKYLAAR, from the coding sequence ATGAAAAACGACGCCAGAACATTGCTATTGGCTGCAGCACTGGCACTTTCGCCCACAGCTGCCACGGCATGCCTTTGGGACAGCGACACACTGGCCGCAGAAAGCGCCCGGTTCCCCGGCATCTCTCAGCTCATCACCGGAGCTTTCCCTCGTCATTCGCAGGAGTTCTATGAATGGCGGCGAAAAACTTGCGAGCAACAGCTGGCCAAAAACCCGGCCCTTATTGCCTTGTATGACGATCTCTCCGTAGCGCAGCACAAGCTCGGCGATCACAAGGCAGCCATTGCCACAATGCTGGCCAAGGAAAAGCTCAAGCCCGGTGTGTATGAGACCTATTCGAACCTGGGCACCTTTTACATCTACACCGGTGAACTCGAAGAAGCCATCAAATGGATCAGCAAGGCGCTGGCCATCAATCCCAACGCGCACTTTGGGAGGGAGAAATATCAAAAGTGGCTGGTCGAATGGCAGATCGACCTTAAAAAACCCAGGGGAGAAAATGACAGCCAACCCCAACCAAGATTATCACCACACAACACGTTGATGGGCTTTGCTCGGTTCGTGGCCAGCAAAGAATCCGGCATGGACACCATGTCTTATGACTCCGACCTCGCGCTTTCTCCTGAGCAGGCGCTGGCCGCCATACGTGGTGTCTCAGGCATGATGCGGTTTGCAGATTTTGACAACCCGCTGCTGCAGGAAGCCATGGGAGATTTGCTTCTCGTAGGAGAACTGAAAAGAAATGCAGCGCAGCTAGCCTCGATTTGCTACATGCAGGCAGCTCAGCAGTCGACTGATGATGAGAAGAAGGCTGCCATGCAGGCCAAATGCAAGATGGCAGGCCGATTTACACCCGACTTCAGCATGGATTTAGTAAAAAGTCAGCTTCTGTACGGACTCAAGGAGGGCAATTCCTACTTTCAAACGATTCGGGAAGACGAAATGAACTGGATCGCCGCTGGTCTGGACGCCAGCGCCGAATTCCAAAAGAAGTATCTGGCGGCCCGCTGA
- the trpA gene encoding tryptophan synthase subunit alpha, with translation MSATTNRLDARFAQLRAQKKKAFVAYVCAGDPTLEGTIDIVLGLERAGADVVELGVPFSDPLADGVVNQMAADRALKAGATTPKVLEMIRQLRTKSQIPLVLFTYLNPVYAYGYERFHIDAAAAGADGVLVLDLPPDEAAQNAELKPSPELRHIQLIAPTSPADRIASIAKSAEGFVYYVSRLGVTGAQAEVATGIAEQVAVIKAATDVPVCVGFGVSNPAQAAEIASKADGVVVGSAIVKLIEQNGTAPDCAAKVEAFVKPLVDAVHAL, from the coding sequence ATGTCTGCCACCACCAACCGTCTTGACGCCCGTTTTGCCCAGCTTCGTGCCCAGAAGAAGAAGGCTTTCGTTGCCTATGTCTGCGCCGGGGACCCCACGCTGGAGGGTACGATCGACATCGTGCTGGGCCTGGAGCGTGCCGGGGCGGATGTGGTGGAGCTGGGCGTGCCCTTCTCTGACCCTCTGGCAGACGGAGTGGTAAACCAGATGGCGGCGGACCGCGCGCTGAAGGCCGGTGCCACCACGCCGAAGGTGCTGGAGATGATCCGCCAGCTGCGCACGAAGTCGCAGATCCCGCTGGTGCTCTTCACCTACCTGAACCCCGTCTATGCCTACGGCTATGAGCGCTTTCACATCGATGCCGCTGCTGCCGGAGCCGATGGCGTGCTCGTTCTGGACCTGCCGCCGGATGAGGCCGCGCAAAATGCCGAGCTGAAGCCCTCCCCGGAGCTGCGCCACATCCAGCTCATCGCCCCCACCTCCCCGGCGGACCGCATCGCCAGCATAGCCAAATCGGCCGAGGGCTTTGTCTATTACGTCAGCCGCCTCGGTGTGACCGGCGCGCAGGCGGAGGTCGCCACGGGCATCGCCGAGCAGGTGGCGGTGATCAAGGCGGCCACCGATGTGCCGGTGTGCGTGGGCTTTGGCGTGTCGAACCCCGCCCAGGCCGCCGAGATCGCCAGCAAAGCCGACGGCGTCGTGGTGGGCAGCGCCATCGTAAAACTCATTGAGCAGAACGGCACCGCGCCCGACTGCGCCGCCAAGGTGGAAGCCTTCGTCAAACCGCTGGTGGATGCCGTCCACGCGCTCTGA
- a CDS encoding DUF2489 domain-containing protein — MKDSELAFTEQSPQQQVVEAASAMLRGELGIIEGSRLLAGLCCRVSSLEHDPDFLCFVGIDSETDHLPIGEIRQHWASEALAVKDAEIRAAESFHRDHAIAACQVLLRRFHGGGLA; from the coding sequence ATGAAAGACTCTGAATTAGCCTTCACCGAACAGTCACCTCAGCAGCAAGTCGTTGAGGCGGCATCTGCCATGTTGCGTGGCGAACTGGGCATCATTGAAGGTTCAAGGCTTCTTGCTGGTCTTTGCTGCCGAGTGTCCTCATTGGAGCACGATCCGGACTTCCTTTGCTTCGTCGGTATCGATAGCGAAACCGACCATCTACCCATCGGGGAAATCCGTCAGCATTGGGCGTCAGAGGCTCTGGCGGTCAAAGACGCAGAAATCAGAGCTGCTGAATCATTTCATCGCGATCATGCCATTGCAGCCTGTCAGGTGCTGCTCCGCCGCTTTCACGGGGGAGGGCTCGCTTGA